In Luteipulveratus mongoliensis, the DNA window CTCGAGGACGGGCAGCAGCCGCCGACCTGGGCCTAGGCGTGTCGCTGGTCCAGCAGCATCCTTCGATGACTGTCGAACTAGCCCGTACGATGGGCGGGTGCCAGCCATCGCGTCCGACAGTGCCTCGTCCCGCGAGGCGACAGGCCATCGAGCGGTCGGCACGATCCAGGACGTGCTGACGGCGTTGAGCGACCCAGTGCGTCTCGAGATGGTTCGCCGGCTGAGCGCGGCCGATGGTCAGCTGCCGTGCGCCGCGCTCTACGACGGCATCTCCAAGTCGACGGCGAGCCATCACTTCAAGGTCCTGCTCGAGGCCGGCGTCAGCGAACGGGTGGTCGAGCAGGGGCAGGCGTGTCAGCGCCTGCGGTCTGCCGCCGTCGAGAAACGCTTTCCCGGGTTGCTCGACTCGGTCATCTCGGCTGCCAATATCGACCGCATCTGAGGGCAATGATGATTTCGAACAGTGTTGT includes these proteins:
- a CDS encoding ArsR/SmtB family transcription factor; the encoded protein is MPAIASDSASSREATGHRAVGTIQDVLTALSDPVRLEMVRRLSAADGQLPCAALYDGISKSTASHHFKVLLEAGVSERVVEQGQACQRLRSAAVEKRFPGLLDSVISAANIDRI